Part of the Faecalibacterium duncaniae genome, TCTGCCGCAGGGCGCGCAGCACTGTCATGCCGTCCTTTTTCGGCAGATTCAGATCAAGAAGTACCAGATCGTAGCACTCCACGCCCAGCAACTCCAGAGCCTTCTCCCCGTCGTAGCAGTAGTCCACGCTGTAGGCCAGCCGCCGCAGGCTGCGGACGATTGTTTCACACAGAGCGTGTTCGTCTTCAATTACTAAAAGGTGCATGAGAGCCCTCCTTTTTATTTCTCCGTTTTTGTGTTGTTTTTATTATAGCAAAAATAGATAAGGTTTGCGTTAAGTTTTTGTTCTTAACAGAGACTTTAACTCTCCCGCGCTATGATGGGGGCAGAAAATCGGAAAGGATGATGAAAAATGAGCTGCGGGAAAAAGGCTGCGGCGCAGATCGCGCTGCTGATGGCCGGAGTCGCCATGCTGTGCTTCGGCGTCTGGCGGGGCGAGGCGGCGACAGTGCTGAGCAAAGCAATCAAATTATGTCTGGAGTGTGTGGGTATTGGGTAAAAAGTTTTCAGGCGTTTCGCAGACCATGTCCCGATTTCGGGGCTGGATACAGGCGGGTGCGACGCTACTGACCAACCTGCACCTGCCGAACTTCTTCAAAGGAGGACTGTACCAAGGCACAGGGAAAACCGTTTGCGTGCCGGGGCTGAACTGCTACTCCTGTCCGGCGGCCTCCGGAGCCTGCCCCATCGGGGCGTTTCAGGCAGTGGTGGGCTCGTCCAAGTTCAGCTTCTCCTATTATATCACAGGCTTTCTCATTCTGCTGGGCGTGCTGCTGGGGCGCTTTATCTGCGGCTTCCTCTGTCCCTTCGGCTGGTTTCAGGAGCTGCTGCATAAGATCCCGACGAAGAAGCTCTCCACAAAGAAGCTCAAGCCCCTGACATACCTCAAGTACGCTGTCCTGCTGGTGATGGTCCTCCTGCTGCCGGCGTTCCTTGTGAACGACGTTGGCATGGGCGACCCCTTCTTCTGCAAATACCTCTGCCCCCAGGGCGTGCTGGAGGGAGCCATCCCGCTGTCCCTCGCCAATTCCGGCATCCGGGCGGCGCTGGGCAAGCTGTTTACATGGAAGTTCAGCATCCTGCTGTCGGTGATCGTGCTGAGCGTACTGTTCTACCGTCCCTTCTGCAAGTGGCTATGCCCGCTGGGCGCGTTCTACGCCCTGTTCAACCGGGTGTCCCTTTTCCAGATGAAGGTGGACAAGAGTAAGTGCGTCTCCTGTGGGAAATGCGCCAGAGCCTGCAAGATGGACGTGGATGTGACGAAAACGCCCAACCATACCGAGTGCATCCGCTGCGGGATGTGTATCCGTGCCTGTCCGACGAACGCCGTGTGCTTCCGCTACGGCTTCGGCGATGGAAAAGAGAAAGAAAACGCAGCGACACTGCGAGAAAACAACAACAAAGCTTAAGGAGAAACGAATATGAATGTAAAGAAGATACTGGCTCTGATGCTGTGCGCGATGATGCTGC contains:
- a CDS encoding 4Fe-4S binding protein, which produces MSRFRGWIQAGATLLTNLHLPNFFKGGLYQGTGKTVCVPGLNCYSCPAASGACPIGAFQAVVGSSKFSFSYYITGFLILLGVLLGRFICGFLCPFGWFQELLHKIPTKKLSTKKLKPLTYLKYAVLLVMVLLLPAFLVNDVGMGDPFFCKYLCPQGVLEGAIPLSLANSGIRAALGKLFTWKFSILLSVIVLSVLFYRPFCKWLCPLGAFYALFNRVSLFQMKVDKSKCVSCGKCARACKMDVDVTKTPNHTECIRCGMCIRACPTNAVCFRYGFGDGKEKENAATLRENNNKA
- a CDS encoding CD1871A family CXXC motif-containing protein; the protein is MSCGKKAAAQIALLMAGVAMLCFGVWRGEAATVLSKAIKLCLECVGIG